From one Bacteriovorax sp. BAL6_X genomic stretch:
- a CDS encoding O-methyltransferase, producing MENLKEIEKYCLKKSNIPSDLCVELGDYTKDNHPLGRMISGELVASLLGFFIRSNNYKNILEIGTFTGYSALAMAENIPSDGKVVTIDKNKKINTFAKSYWDRSEVKDKIEARFGDANLVLKDLEGQRFDLIFIDADKGSYKNYLELSLELLSENGMIVVDNVLWNGKVTSETIDPEDKTTNALVEFNNYIESRDDLYKTMLPIRDGLYLIQKNKFA from the coding sequence GTGGAAAATTTAAAAGAAATTGAAAAATATTGCTTAAAAAAATCTAATATACCAAGTGATCTTTGCGTCGAACTGGGTGATTATACAAAAGATAATCACCCTCTTGGGCGCATGATATCTGGTGAGCTCGTGGCCTCACTTCTAGGCTTCTTTATTCGTTCAAATAATTACAAGAATATTTTAGAGATTGGAACTTTCACTGGCTACTCTGCTTTGGCCATGGCCGAGAATATTCCAAGTGATGGAAAAGTTGTTACAATTGATAAGAATAAAAAGATTAATACTTTTGCAAAATCCTACTGGGATCGTAGCGAAGTAAAAGACAAAATAGAGGCCCGCTTTGGCGATGCAAACCTAGTTTTAAAAGATTTAGAAGGCCAGAGGTTTGACCTCATCTTTATCGATGCAGATAAAGGAAGCTATAAGAACTACCTTGAGCTCTCTCTTGAGCTACTTAGTGAAAATGGTATGATTGTAGTCGATAACGTACTCTGGAACGGTAAAGTCACTAGTGAGACCATCGATCCAGAAGATAAGACAACGAACGCTCTTGTGGAGTTTAATAACTACATTGAGTCAAGAGATGATCTTTACAAGACCATGCTCCCTATTCGTGATGGACTTTATCTCATTCAGAAAAATAAATTTGCTTAA
- a CDS encoding potassium/proton antiporter, whose amino-acid sequence MTIFADKPIPMEQFLNNFLLGASILLLLSIVLSKSSSRFGLPVLVLFLFIGMMAGSDGIGGINFSNYELTHSLSLVALCLIIFNGGFETPFNKVKKDFGRGVVLSSIGVMLTTFLVGGFTHLVTDLGLLESLLIGAILSATDAAAVFSAFKDPTAQVGDVKNILRFESGSNDPMAYFLVSVIIGFIEQGMGDVKTTAIMFISNPIIGLIGGWVTAHSFILINNVVKLDFNGLYPPLTMAMLFLGYSLTTKLGGNGFLAVYVFGMMIGNRKILHKNLLSLFFDGVTWLSQIGLFIMLGLLVFPNRLLTVAPAGLFIACFLTFAARPITVFLCLVKSRFNLNEKLFISWAGLKGATPIVFASFAATHIGEKAHVLFDIVFFVVIISALMQGSTLKFIARKLGLIVEQEDEVNFPVDMELLEQTKHGIVQLELKQSDYAVENRVVDLGLPVGAIVLFIKRHGAFIIPDGATVFEKGDKILLVTKLKEDLEAAQECFEKKKIEELDEEDDDTQELHAA is encoded by the coding sequence ATGACAATTTTTGCCGATAAGCCCATTCCTATGGAGCAGTTCTTAAACAATTTCCTATTAGGAGCATCAATCTTACTACTCTTAAGCATTGTGCTCAGCAAGTCCTCAAGCCGCTTTGGTTTGCCAGTTCTTGTGCTTTTCCTCTTCATCGGGATGATGGCCGGATCAGATGGAATTGGGGGAATTAATTTTAGTAATTATGAGCTAACTCATTCTTTAAGCCTAGTTGCTCTATGCCTAATTATTTTCAACGGGGGATTTGAAACTCCATTTAACAAAGTAAAAAAAGACTTTGGAAGAGGAGTCGTTCTTTCTTCAATCGGAGTTATGCTCACTACTTTCTTAGTCGGTGGCTTTACTCATCTTGTAACAGACTTAGGCTTACTTGAATCCTTGCTTATCGGCGCCATTCTTTCGGCAACTGATGCTGCAGCTGTTTTCTCTGCATTTAAAGATCCAACTGCACAAGTTGGTGATGTTAAAAATATTCTTCGTTTTGAATCGGGGAGTAATGATCCTATGGCCTACTTTCTTGTCTCTGTCATCATTGGCTTCATTGAGCAAGGAATGGGAGATGTCAAAACGACGGCAATCATGTTTATCTCAAATCCTATTATTGGTCTAATTGGTGGTTGGGTAACTGCTCACTCATTCATCTTAATCAATAATGTAGTAAAACTAGATTTTAATGGACTCTACCCACCTCTTACAATGGCCATGTTATTTCTTGGCTATTCTTTAACAACAAAGCTTGGCGGAAATGGTTTCTTAGCAGTTTATGTTTTTGGGATGATGATCGGAAATCGTAAAATTCTTCATAAGAATTTACTTTCCCTATTCTTTGATGGCGTAACTTGGCTTTCCCAAATTGGTCTCTTCATTATGTTAGGTTTACTAGTCTTTCCAAATCGACTCCTTACAGTTGCGCCGGCAGGACTTTTCATTGCTTGTTTCTTAACATTTGCAGCAAGGCCAATTACTGTCTTCCTATGTTTAGTTAAGAGTCGTTTCAATTTAAATGAAAAACTCTTTATTTCATGGGCCGGACTCAAAGGGGCAACACCAATTGTCTTTGCTAGTTTTGCAGCAACTCACATTGGAGAAAAGGCCCATGTCTTATTTGATATTGTGTTCTTTGTTGTGATTATTTCAGCTCTTATGCAGGGATCAACCCTAAAATTTATTGCTAGGAAACTAGGACTTATTGTTGAACAAGAAGATGAAGTAAACTTTCCTGTTGATATGGAACTTCTCGAACAAACCAAGCATGGAATTGTTCAACTTGAACTTAAGCAATCTGATTATGCTGTTGAAAATAGAGTAGTTGACCTAGGATTACCAGTTGGGGCAATCGTTTTATTTATCAAGCGACATGGGGCATTCATTATTCCGGATGGAGCTACAGTTTTTGAAAAAGGGGATAAAATTCTTTTAGTAACTAAACTAAAAGAGGACCTAGAAGCAGCACAAGAGTGTTTTGAAAAAAAAAAGATTGAAGAATTAGATGAAGAAGATGATGATACACAAGAGTTACATGCAGCCTAA
- a CDS encoding MATE family efflux transporter translates to MGVYDLTQGSVIKSLFKLSIPIVMANFLQTAYQLTDTFWVGRLGTNAIASLSLSFPVIFLLISMGAGFAVSGTILVSQFTGQKNTKMVSKVCLHTLFIILITSAVLAGIAYAVIPYVIRAMTPTVEIQNITISYLRISFIGLIFSYLYMMFQSLYRGVGDVKTPFYIVLFSVILNFVIDPILIMGYGPIKAYGVDGAAYATICTQGLSAVIGLYLLAKGKGGIKIDFTKITFDFSLAKKIIHLGFPASTEQSSRAMAMMVMTFLIATFGDIALAAYGIGIRVLTLMIIPSLGFAMATSTLVGQNIGAGKIERTKEVTSKALWVIFITLSIAGAVFFIFAEQTLQVFVPNEIAVINEGAKFIRIIALTFGLIGVQQVASGAMRGGGSPMISMMVAIVSLWVIRFPIAYVLSKHTPLGQTGIYLSFVVGNILGASIAIFIIKQNRWIKNLTDPITEEELKVIEETIVEDGVVS, encoded by the coding sequence GTGGGAGTTTATGATCTTACACAAGGATCTGTCATCAAGTCTTTGTTTAAATTATCAATACCGATTGTCATGGCTAATTTTCTACAAACGGCCTATCAGTTAACGGATACTTTTTGGGTTGGGCGCTTAGGGACAAATGCCATCGCATCCCTTTCTCTTTCATTTCCAGTAATCTTTCTTTTAATTTCTATGGGAGCAGGCTTTGCTGTTTCGGGAACGATCTTAGTTTCTCAATTCACTGGTCAAAAAAATACAAAGATGGTTTCAAAAGTATGTCTTCATACTTTATTTATTATTCTTATTACATCGGCCGTATTAGCTGGTATTGCTTATGCAGTAATTCCATATGTCATTCGAGCTATGACTCCAACTGTTGAAATACAAAATATAACTATCTCTTATTTGAGAATTTCATTTATAGGTCTGATCTTTAGCTATCTCTATATGATGTTCCAATCTCTGTACCGAGGAGTCGGAGATGTTAAGACGCCTTTTTATATTGTTCTCTTCTCTGTTATTTTAAACTTTGTTATCGATCCCATTTTAATTATGGGATATGGACCAATTAAAGCCTATGGTGTTGATGGAGCTGCGTACGCAACGATTTGTACTCAAGGACTATCTGCTGTTATTGGACTCTACCTACTTGCAAAAGGGAAAGGTGGAATAAAGATAGACTTCACAAAAATCACTTTTGATTTTTCTTTGGCAAAAAAAATTATTCACCTTGGCTTTCCTGCTTCGACGGAACAATCTTCACGAGCGATGGCCATGATGGTGATGACATTTCTCATTGCTACCTTTGGTGATATCGCACTAGCAGCTTATGGTATTGGAATTCGAGTTCTAACATTGATGATTATTCCAAGCTTAGGATTTGCGATGGCAACTTCAACTCTCGTTGGACAAAATATTGGTGCGGGAAAAATTGAAAGAACTAAAGAAGTGACTAGTAAGGCGCTATGGGTGATCTTCATTACTCTTTCGATTGCTGGAGCTGTTTTTTTTATTTTTGCTGAGCAAACTTTACAAGTTTTTGTTCCTAATGAAATTGCAGTTATTAATGAAGGGGCAAAGTTCATCAGAATTATCGCTCTGACTTTTGGACTGATTGGGGTTCAACAAGTTGCCTCTGGTGCAATGAGGGGGGGAGGTAGCCCGATGATTTCCATGATGGTGGCCATTGTCTCTTTATGGGTCATTCGCTTTCCAATTGCATATGTTCTTTCAAAACATACACCACTTGGGCAAACAGGAATTTATCTTTCATTTGTTGTTGGTAATATTCTTGGTGCATCCATTGCAATTTTCATCATTAAGCAGAATCGATGGATTAAGAACTTAACTGATCCAATTACTGAAGAAGAGCTTAAAGTTATTGAAGAGACTATTGTTGAAGATGGTGTAGTTTCTTGA
- a CDS encoding murein L,D-transpeptidase catalytic domain-containing protein → MRKVYFLLCVLAVHTYANAIVVNTYESMPSSSYAQDIENQIDNVVNEAVEDVEMDPISSPESAVTCDPNTVIENHAPEAKRALEEGLAIAEAAARGEDCQFYEKFLDQDVPIEALKQSLLYYKKNKSKFKNKNYITIADYSKNSKNKRFYLLDMKTGEVKKYKVSHGSGKVRGVTYADATISDSGRVTRASNHVGKLVRCRVPAKAKPKHDQWAMTRPGFFKTGEFYMSSGHDERVKGQRGWPTFKSSGRNYNGMRLDGLSKGVNDKARSQGVVMHEAYYNRGNIMGRSFGCPAFVPGEGREIMEKINNGSLYYSYVPNEGCRSDYNKALKDVKGWERMCTGRN, encoded by the coding sequence GTGAGAAAGGTTTATTTTCTGCTTTGTGTACTGGCCGTACATACATATGCAAATGCCATTGTCGTTAATACCTATGAAAGTATGCCTAGCTCAAGCTACGCCCAAGACATCGAAAACCAAATTGATAACGTAGTAAATGAAGCAGTTGAAGATGTGGAAATGGATCCTATTTCGAGCCCTGAAAGTGCAGTTACTTGTGATCCTAATACTGTAATAGAAAACCATGCCCCAGAGGCTAAAAGAGCTCTAGAAGAAGGGCTGGCAATAGCAGAAGCTGCTGCAAGAGGTGAAGATTGCCAATTTTATGAAAAATTTCTCGATCAGGATGTGCCAATCGAGGCGCTAAAACAGTCATTACTTTATTATAAGAAAAATAAGAGTAAATTTAAAAATAAGAACTATATTACAATTGCAGACTATTCTAAGAACTCTAAAAATAAACGTTTCTACTTATTGGATATGAAAACTGGTGAAGTTAAGAAGTATAAAGTGTCTCATGGTAGTGGAAAAGTTAGAGGTGTTACTTACGCCGATGCAACAATCTCTGATAGTGGTAGAGTGACTAGGGCATCAAACCATGTTGGAAAACTCGTTCGCTGTCGTGTACCAGCAAAGGCAAAACCTAAGCATGATCAATGGGCCATGACGAGACCAGGCTTTTTTAAAACTGGTGAATTTTATATGTCTAGTGGCCATGATGAAAGAGTGAAAGGGCAAAGAGGTTGGCCAACTTTTAAATCTTCAGGAAGAAATTATAATGGAATGCGCTTAGATGGACTGTCTAAAGGCGTTAATGATAAGGCCCGTTCGCAAGGTGTTGTAATGCACGAGGCTTATTATAATCGTGGTAATATAATGGGAAGAAGTTTTGGTTGTCCTGCATTCGTACCGGGTGAAGGCCGAGAGATTATGGAAAAAATCAATAACGGCTCCCTCTATTATTCATATGTTCCTAATGAAGGATGCCGTAGTGACTATAATAAGGCCCTTAAGGATGTTAAGGGCTGGGAAAGAATGTGTACTGGACGCAATTAG
- a CDS encoding mechanosensitive ion channel family protein, which translates to MFDINRVFALISGKLTFWYEAFIKNIPNLIVAIVALFAFFYLGKTLRNLVKKVLQKVSYKKSVNEILGTTTNVIVIVVGIFTALEIIGLEKTVTSILAGAGVIGLALGFAFQEIAANFVSGVLIAFREPYQIGDIIEVDKIVGQVTNIELRTTGITTFQGLEVFIPNKDMFTKPFINYTSTPRRRVDISVGVSYHDDLEKVEKVTKEALEAINGRLENVPVEVFFEEFGASSINLTARVWIDYRAGVAFYKARHEAVMNIKKYYDNNGISIPFPIRTIEFSNQLDVNKN; encoded by the coding sequence TTGTTTGATATTAATCGTGTCTTTGCACTCATTTCAGGAAAACTAACTTTTTGGTACGAAGCATTTATTAAGAATATCCCAAACTTAATTGTTGCAATTGTTGCCCTATTTGCTTTCTTCTATCTTGGTAAAACTCTACGTAATTTAGTTAAGAAAGTTTTACAAAAAGTTTCTTACAAGAAGTCTGTTAATGAAATCCTAGGAACAACGACAAATGTCATTGTCATTGTTGTTGGTATTTTTACGGCCTTAGAGATTATTGGTCTTGAAAAAACTGTTACATCAATTCTTGCAGGGGCCGGGGTAATCGGTTTAGCACTAGGTTTTGCCTTTCAAGAAATTGCAGCAAATTTTGTTTCAGGAGTTCTCATTGCTTTTCGTGAACCATATCAAATTGGTGATATTATCGAAGTTGATAAGATTGTCGGTCAGGTAACAAATATCGAGTTAAGAACAACAGGAATCACGACATTCCAAGGACTTGAAGTTTTTATTCCAAATAAAGATATGTTTACAAAACCTTTTATTAACTACACAAGTACACCACGACGTCGAGTGGATATTTCTGTAGGTGTTTCGTATCACGATGATCTTGAAAAAGTTGAGAAGGTAACAAAAGAAGCGCTTGAGGCCATCAATGGTAGACTTGAAAATGTTCCGGTCGAAGTTTTCTTTGAAGAATTTGGAGCAAGTTCTATCAATCTTACAGCCAGAGTTTGGATTGATTATAGAGCAGGAGTCGCATTTTATAAGGCACGCCATGAAGCCGTTATGAATATTAAAAAATATTATGATAATAATGGAATTTCAATTCCATTTCCGATTCGAACAATTGAATTTTCAAATCAACTCGATGTAAATAAGAACTAA
- a CDS encoding patatin-like phospholipase family protein, whose protein sequence is MRWNFLNTKIGLALGGGAAKGIAHIGVLKAFEEQNIPISYISGTSVGAIVASYYAFGKNYNDFLSLAKKLNYKDSISLTIPKKGFFSTKSIREMLIKDLGDVNIEDAKIPLAICTTDISTGEQVVFYKGNLADAVCASVCVPGAFVPQVINGRTLVDGGITENVPVSPLEDMGAGIIVAVDLNGVQKYQEPDDTFAIISNAMDIAIDLRTREQIEDADVILSLDLSKYNRLDNSKCIQELINEGYEPMTRNLSSLTWYRRASYLEFIKKLIIETVPFKVPKVISNLYKEKLTKISIK, encoded by the coding sequence ATGAGATGGAACTTTCTAAATACTAAAATTGGTCTTGCCCTTGGTGGAGGTGCCGCAAAAGGTATCGCCCACATTGGTGTCTTAAAAGCATTTGAAGAACAAAATATTCCAATTTCCTATATATCAGGAACAAGCGTTGGCGCTATTGTTGCTTCCTACTATGCCTTTGGTAAGAATTACAACGACTTTCTATCCTTGGCAAAGAAGCTAAACTACAAAGACTCAATAAGCTTAACAATTCCTAAGAAAGGCTTTTTTAGTACGAAGTCCATACGAGAAATGCTCATCAAAGACCTAGGTGATGTAAATATCGAAGATGCAAAGATTCCTCTGGCCATTTGCACAACTGATATTTCAACTGGTGAGCAAGTTGTATTTTATAAAGGCAACTTGGCCGATGCAGTTTGTGCCTCGGTTTGTGTTCCTGGTGCATTTGTTCCTCAGGTAATAAATGGTAGAACCCTTGTTGATGGAGGCATTACAGAAAATGTTCCAGTTTCCCCACTTGAAGATATGGGCGCAGGAATTATCGTTGCAGTCGACTTAAATGGAGTACAAAAATATCAAGAGCCTGATGACACTTTCGCCATCATTAGTAATGCCATGGATATTGCCATTGACCTTAGAACAAGAGAACAAATTGAAGATGCAGATGTAATTCTCTCCCTCGATTTAAGTAAGTACAATCGACTCGATAATTCAAAGTGCATACAAGAACTCATTAATGAAGGTTATGAGCCTATGACTCGAAACCTCTCTAGTTTAACTTGGTATCGTAGGGCGAGCTACCTAGAGTTCATTAAAAAGCTTATAATCGAAACTGTCCCATTTAAAGTACCGAAAGTAATTTCAAATCTTTATAAGGAAAAGCTTACTAAAATCTCAATCAAATAA
- a CDS encoding PPC domain-containing DNA-binding protein encodes MQYIKQEECYLIKLYKDEDLFTSLEKFATAENLGAGMLKGIGALKDVELGFYHLDTKTYDRKEFNGDFELLSLDGNLSHLEGKPFFHIHTVLGDEDFSCKGGHLFRATVAVTTEIYFFPIIQKIERKMDEEIGLNLLSLPQAFSRCGIKG; translated from the coding sequence ATGCAATATATCAAGCAAGAAGAATGCTATTTAATTAAATTATATAAGGATGAAGACCTTTTTACCTCTCTCGAAAAATTTGCGACGGCGGAGAACCTTGGAGCTGGCATGCTTAAAGGCATAGGTGCATTAAAAGATGTTGAGCTTGGGTTTTATCACCTTGATACGAAAACATATGACCGCAAAGAATTTAATGGGGATTTTGAGTTATTAAGTCTTGATGGAAACCTATCCCATTTAGAAGGAAAACCATTCTTCCATATTCACACTGTTTTAGGAGATGAGGACTTTTCTTGTAAAGGTGGACACCTATTTCGTGCCACTGTTGCTGTGACAACTGAAATCTACTTCTTTCCAATCATTCAAAAAATAGAAAGAAAGATGGATGAAGAAATTGGTCTTAACTTATTATCATTACCACAAGCATTTTCTCGCTGTGGAATAAAAGGATAG
- a CDS encoding PepSY domain-containing protein, with amino-acid sequence MKFNRPFFIKIHLYLSALASPLLLMMAFTGVSYLLGFKGSEIIEPVKVVQLSKAQLTKENISLELNEIDENFDFAYIKKVGDGAITRPTTRNYYKFQLKEDGTHISYVKPSLLKKLIELHKGHGPQFLRYVEKIIGVFLLLIILSGLYLAYTMKKERKIVGVLFLIGLSVYLFM; translated from the coding sequence ATGAAATTCAATCGCCCATTCTTTATTAAAATTCACCTTTATTTATCAGCTCTTGCTTCGCCGCTACTTTTAATGATGGCCTTTACCGGTGTATCCTACTTACTAGGCTTTAAGGGAAGTGAAATTATTGAACCTGTAAAAGTCGTACAACTTTCAAAGGCCCAGTTAACAAAAGAAAATATTTCACTTGAGTTAAATGAGATCGATGAAAACTTTGATTTCGCATATATTAAAAAAGTCGGAGATGGGGCAATTACTAGACCGACAACTCGTAATTACTATAAGTTTCAATTAAAAGAAGATGGGACGCATATCTCTTATGTGAAGCCAAGTCTTCTAAAAAAACTGATTGAACTTCATAAAGGTCATGGGCCACAGTTTTTAAGGTATGTTGAAAAGATTATCGGAGTTTTCTTACTGCTTATCATTTTAAGTGGACTATACCTAGCTTATACAATGAAAAAGGAAAGAAAGATCGTTGGGGTCTTGTTTTTAATAGGCCTTAGTGTTTATCTTTTTATGTAG
- a CDS encoding 2OG-Fe(II) oxygenase, with amino-acid sequence MQELDALIEALTEKRYYVSDTLISNELAHALKDEAQTRFHIGDFQEAKVGRQLTKRLDERIRGDLTSWIEGDMANHSLALQQYLKFLDNLKDQLNPIFYLGIRSYEGHFACYDEGAFYRKHVDQHRGRGLRRLSVILYLSDMSNDDGGEVVIYHHQKQDVEVTRIRPKLGRLLIFLSEDLPHEVLPAYKARLSLTGWLRA; translated from the coding sequence ATGCAAGAGCTTGATGCGCTGATCGAAGCTTTAACCGAGAAGCGATACTATGTGAGCGATACGCTTATTTCAAACGAACTGGCCCATGCCCTAAAGGACGAGGCCCAAACGCGTTTTCATATCGGTGACTTTCAGGAAGCTAAGGTTGGACGACAATTAACAAAGCGACTAGACGAAAGAATCCGTGGCGATCTAACGTCTTGGATTGAAGGAGATATGGCCAACCACTCACTCGCGCTTCAACAATATTTAAAGTTTCTTGATAATCTTAAAGATCAACTTAACCCTATCTTCTACTTAGGAATTCGCTCATACGAAGGACACTTTGCCTGCTACGATGAAGGAGCCTTCTATCGTAAACATGTGGATCAACACCGAGGAAGAGGGCTAAGACGCCTAAGTGTAATTCTCTATTTAAGTGATATGAGTAATGACGATGGTGGAGAGGTCGTTATCTATCATCATCAGAAACAAGATGTGGAAGTAACTCGTATTAGGCCTAAGCTTGGAAGACTTCTTATCTTTCTATCTGAAGACCTTCCTCATGAAGTTCTCCCTGCTTACAAAGCGAGACTTTCATTAACAGGTTGGTTAAGGGCCTAA
- a CDS encoding VOC family protein, giving the protein MIKALSHLVITSSNVTNISNFFTDVFGVKAHFANEDFADFVLPDKSRIAFFRPVGKAAKFFELVDNPAQVSYGVTVENVDDFYQKLMALRSQYQFEVSGEPKDHPWGEKSFLLMDPDGNRWEVTQSPSDDGHLINIS; this is encoded by the coding sequence ATGATCAAAGCTCTATCTCACTTAGTAATTACTTCTAGCAATGTAACGAATATTTCAAATTTTTTCACAGATGTCTTTGGTGTTAAGGCCCACTTTGCCAATGAAGACTTTGCAGATTTTGTTCTTCCTGACAAAAGTCGCATTGCCTTTTTTCGACCTGTGGGAAAGGCCGCTAAATTCTTTGAATTAGTGGATAATCCAGCACAGGTCTCTTATGGTGTGACTGTTGAAAATGTTGATGACTTCTATCAAAAGTTAATGGCCTTAAGGTCTCAATATCAATTTGAGGTGAGTGGTGAGCCGAAGGATCACCCATGGGGAGAGAAGAGCTTTCTTTTGATGGACCCAGATGGAAACCGTTGGGAAGTAACACAGTCACCAAGTGATGATGGCCATCTTATAAATATCTCATAA
- a CDS encoding sensor histidine kinase, whose product MNLRLYPKRPTESIKDILRIMDFTLGPFTMLFAICVGVYEYQISQRLNSFFGIFSFLIFNLTISQISIRLKNSLNIEIFRQVFAICILCPFAIYIVEGPFSPFWYLYLIMIVSSNNIFFEVTGKHIYSGLITLLAVISYIASSYLLLDEPETSLIVIHSLTMIMLSLLFYRLLSLVDRTYRSEVNKSIALQETMDKLNSTKESLIYSSRLSAIGEMAGGIAHEINNPLTVIYGSIYQIKRLLDTGEMNKETYDIHIKRILDTIDRITRIISSLKVVSRESGEIKREVISLKDILVDSTAICGEKFRAHGINLKFDLEDKAFNVEVDADRVQISQVFINLLNNSYDAIETSESPWIDILVKEIEDFVLVSVIDSGPGIDTKLQRKIFEPFYTSKEVGKGTGLGLSISKGILEKHQGELFLDTNEKATCFVVKIPKAS is encoded by the coding sequence ATGAATTTAAGATTATACCCAAAAAGACCAACAGAGAGCATTAAAGATATTTTAAGGATTATGGACTTCACTCTCGGTCCATTCACAATGCTCTTTGCTATTTGTGTTGGTGTTTATGAATATCAAATCTCACAAAGACTAAATAGCTTCTTTGGGATCTTCTCTTTTCTTATTTTTAATCTCACAATTTCTCAAATAAGTATTCGACTTAAGAACTCCCTGAACATTGAGATCTTTCGACAAGTTTTTGCAATCTGTATCCTTTGTCCTTTTGCTATTTATATCGTTGAAGGGCCATTCTCACCGTTTTGGTATCTCTATCTCATTATGATTGTCTCCAGTAATAATATTTTCTTTGAAGTAACTGGAAAGCATATCTATAGTGGCCTTATTACTCTCTTAGCAGTTATTAGCTATATCGCTTCAAGTTACTTACTTCTTGATGAGCCAGAAACTTCTCTTATCGTAATTCATTCTCTAACTATGATTATGCTTAGCCTTCTCTTCTACAGACTCCTTAGTCTTGTGGATCGTACTTATCGAAGTGAGGTAAATAAATCCATCGCCTTACAAGAGACTATGGATAAGCTCAATAGCACTAAAGAAAGCCTTATCTATAGCTCACGCTTAAGCGCAATCGGTGAGATGGCCGGAGGCATTGCTCACGAGATAAATAATCCTCTAACTGTAATCTATGGCTCTATTTATCAAATTAAGCGTTTACTAGATACAGGAGAAATGAATAAAGAAACATACGATATTCACATTAAACGTATACTTGATACAATCGACCGTATTACTCGTATCATTTCGAGCCTGAAGGTTGTTTCTAGAGAATCTGGAGAGATAAAAAGAGAAGTAATATCTCTAAAGGATATTCTTGTGGACTCAACGGCCATTTGTGGCGAAAAGTTTAGGGCCCACGGAATCAATCTAAAATTTGATCTTGAGGATAAGGCCTTCAATGTAGAAGTTGATGCTGACAGAGTTCAAATCTCTCAAGTTTTTATCAATCTTTTAAATAACTCTTACGATGCCATCGAAACATCTGAATCACCTTGGATAGATATTTTAGTGAAAGAAATTGAGGACTTTGTTCTTGTCAGTGTAATAGACTCGGGCCCAGGTATTGACACCAAGCTCCAACGTAAAATATTCGAACCTTTCTACACCTCAAAAGAAGTTGGAAAAGGAACAGGATTAGGACTGTCGATTTCAAAAGGAATCCTTGAAAAGCATCAAGGGGAATTATTCTTAGATACAAACGAGAAAGCAACCTGCTTTGTGGTAAAGATCCCCAAAGCAAGTTGA
- a CDS encoding phospholipid scramblase-related protein, producing the protein MDLNQHSKLLVQQVRENWELLGYETRNKYQFLDEAQNPIGYAAEQQKGFLGFMMRQFLGHWRTFDLHFFDQGRNEYMIAKHPFCFLFQRLEVQDINGQKIGSLQQRFSLITKKFDVLDAHGNVIMEMRSPIWKPWTYPFYSRGQEVACVLKKFSGLFSEIFTDRDNFAIDLKSQALTIDEKKIILATSVFIDLVYFEKKAN; encoded by the coding sequence ATGGACTTAAATCAGCATAGTAAGCTTCTTGTGCAGCAGGTAAGAGAAAATTGGGAGCTTTTGGGTTATGAGACAAGAAATAAGTATCAATTCCTGGATGAAGCACAAAACCCTATTGGTTACGCAGCTGAACAGCAAAAGGGCTTTCTTGGTTTTATGATGCGCCAATTCTTAGGGCATTGGAGAACGTTTGACCTTCACTTTTTTGACCAAGGCCGCAATGAGTATATGATTGCTAAGCATCCGTTTTGTTTCTTGTTTCAGCGCCTTGAAGTACAAGATATAAATGGCCAAAAGATTGGCTCACTTCAGCAAAGGTTCTCTTTAATAACTAAGAAGTTTGATGTCTTAGATGCTCATGGAAATGTCATCATGGAGATGCGCTCGCCAATTTGGAAGCCTTGGACTTATCCTTTTTATTCTCGTGGGCAAGAGGTTGCCTGTGTCTTAAAAAAGTTTTCTGGACTATTTTCGGAAATATTCACGGATCGTGACAATTTCGCCATTGATTTAAAAAGTCAGGCCTTAACGATAGATGAAAAGAAAATTATCTTAGCAACATCTGTCTTTATTGATCTTGTCTATTTTGAAAAAAAGGCAAATTAA